Within the Solibacillus silvestris genome, the region ATCTAGCGTATTAAATCCTCGTGATGCATGGGCAGATAAAGCTGCATATGATAAAAAAGCTGCTGAACTTGCTGATCTGTTCAAAAATAACTTCACGAAATTCGAGAATGTTGATGAAGCAATCGTTCAAAAAGGCGGCCCATTAGTATAATTTACTAATGACCAACGTTTATACAAACAAAAACAAACAGCATTTTCCTCTATGGGGAAAATGCTGTTTTTACTTTGTATAAAATAAGGTTTTCCCTTATTAATTTTGTTTCCTAGTTCTGTTCAGACTTCTTACTTTCTTGGCGTTTCATCCAATCACATAAGTTTTTCACAGTGTCACGGTTCAAGTTTGGAGGATAGTGATGCTTTAATCCAGATGAGAACCATGTCTCAACAGATTTCCCTTCCTTTTTTAAGTACCGCTCTAGTTTATAGGCATGCTCAATATCCACATGCTGATCTTCTGTACCATGAATAATGAGTACCGGAGTTTGAAGTTTTTCGATTTCAAGTAGTGGTGTCCGGTCATCATAGTTTTCCGGTACTTTATTTGGTGTACCGCCAACAATCCTTTTCAAGCCGCGCCGCATATCCACCCGCTCCCAATATGTTGCTGTCGCATCCGATACACCTGCCCATGTTACGAGCGATTTAATATCATCACGTAAAATCGCTGTCCACAATACCATTAATCCACCACGGGAAAAACCATACAAATTCACTTTGTCCACTTGAATAAACTGCTTCAGTACTTCTATACCGTTAATTGCATCATAACGGTCATCACCCGCAAATTCATCCTTACCCTCTCCCCCGCGATTTCCGCGATAGTACGGAGCAAATACTACAAAGCCTTGCATTGCAAATTGGGCAATACGTGCCGGTCTCACCATACCGATTGATTGGAGCCCCCCACGCAAATATAAAAGCGCTTCATATGTACCAGCCGCTTTTGGACGTGCCAATAATCCTTTTACACGCAGGCCTTGTGACCAATACGTAATTTCATCTAATCGGATATGGGGATTCGGTGATGGGTAATTGCGTATCGAAAAAATCTTACCATTGTCGTTCATGATTTTTCACTTCCTGCAACATCTTTTTCATTCCTGCATCCCGCATATAGAAACTTAAATTCGGCTGCTTCCACAAATCCTCTTCTGTCAGCCATAACATGCCTTCTGTTTCATAATCTCCTGTAAAAGGTTCAATGTCCTTTACTTTGGCAGTAAAAACTGCTTTGCAAAAGGGAATGTCATCATGCACGATGTAGTAGGCAAACCATTTTACATCTTCTATTACAACATTTGCTTCTTCATAAACTTCACGGATAGCCGCTTCGTATAATGTCTCTCCAGGCTCCTGCTTGCCTCCGGGAAACTCAACACCACGACGGTGATGAATCGTACATAACCATTTCCCTTCATATTGTACAAGGGCCAATACATGCTTCGGTTCAACTTCGAAAGGACCTTCATCAAATCTTAAATCTACTTTTAAATTATTTTCATCGATAAATGTAAACATCTTTTCGCTCAACTCCTATTATTAGTGTAACGAACAGATGTCTACGGTTCAATCAAATCGCCTAATTAGCGAGTAAAGTATGGCAGTTGCTCGACGAACTTTTTCGCTTCCTCGTCTCCAAATTCATGAATCAGGGCATATACCTTTTTAAGTCGGTGGTCGATTTCATGATTTAATCTGTCCAAATGATATGGAATAAACGGCATATGTGCACGGAAGGCATTTGACGCTTCCAGATGTTGCATCTGATCGAACAGCTTCATAAATACACGAGCCTTTTGCGGTTCCATTTTTAAAACAAATTCATACGAAGATCCAGGATGCAAATTGCATGTTAAATTGGCAACGGATACATAAACATTATTTTTTCCCATTATTCTCACCTCATATTTAAGGTGGACTGCAATAAAATCATTTATACATTGGAAGCATATATCGTGCAATCATTCCATCAAATGATCAATAAAAAAACGACCCCAAAACGGAGTCGTTTTATCCAATATTAGTTGCCTAAATAAGCATTTAACATCCATGTATGCTTTTCAAGGCTTTGGAATTGAGCATTCAGTAAATCCTCTGTACGGTCATCGCCTTCTTCAGAAGCTGTTTCCATTGCCTTATTTAAAGCTTCCATAATCGTATGGAAGTCTTCGATTAATTTAGAAACCATTTCCTCTGTTTCTTCTTTTCCTGAAGCCTCTTCAATTAGAGAAAGCTCTAAATGTTCCTTTAATGTTGCAACAGGCTTGCCGCCCTTCGTTAAAATACGTTCTGCAATTTCATCTAAATTTAAAGTTACTTCGTTGTAAAGTTCTTCAAATTTGACGTGTAATGTAAAGAATGATGGTCCGTTTACATACCAATGGTAATTATGTAACTTCGTGTACATTACCGACCATGTTGCTACTAAATCGTTTAATTGTGTGTTTAATTGTTTCTTTGCCATTTGTCCTTCACCTCATAAATTATATTTAAAACTTCGATAACGAAATTTTAATCCTGATATAAAATCTTTCTATTGCTTTTATTTTTAGAAATGTATCATTGCTTGTATTATATCCGTTATCCCACTTCTTAAAACATTTAGTTCAATCAATCTTCACACTCACCGCAGTTTTTCCTGTAAAATGGAAAGATGAGGTGAAAAAAATGAGCTTACCTATTGTATTGATTATTATCTTAACGATAATGAGTATTTTTGCATTCTCAATTATTTTACTTGCCCGGAAAAACAGCGTATCATTAAAGCAAACCGTTGATTCTAAACCAATTCGGACTTATAAAAATGGAGAGCAAAAGCAGCAATGAAAAAACTATTTATCGGATTAATTCGTCTTTACCAAAAATATATTTCGCCTATGACGCCACCATCTTGCCGGTTCCACCCGACTTGTTCAAGCTATGGAATTGAAGCAATTCAAAAACATGGTGCAATAAAAGGATCGATCATGACGCTCATTCGAATCATAAAATGTCAGCCGCTTCATCCTGGTGGCTTCGATCCTGTTCCAGAAAAATGGCCTTCGAAAAAAAAATAACTTTCGAAGGCTTTTTTTATTGTTTTTTTTTAATAAATCCTGTATGATTTAAAATGTTCAAAAATACAAATCGTAATAATTACTATTTAAGGAGATTCAATTAATGAAAAAATGGTTTTCAATCATTTCGATGTTTACACTTGTTTTATTATTAGCTGCCTGCAATGCAGATGATACGAAAAAAGACACAAACGAATCAAAGCAAAAGGAAGATGCCCTTTCTGTTTATACAACCGTTTACCCATTGCAGTATTTCACGGAACAAATCGGTGGAGAGTTTGTTGATGTTTCTTCCATTTATCCTGCAGGTGCAAATGAGCATTCGTTTGAACCAACTCAAAAAGATATGATGGCATTAGCAGATGCAGATTTATTTTTCTACATTGGTCTTGGTTTAGAAGGTTTTGTTGAAAATGCGCAAAAGACTTTGGCAAATGAAGACGTAAAATTAGTTGCTACTGCTGCCAATGTAACGGAAGATCAACTTCATATTTCCACAGGACATACACATGCTGAGCATGAGGAACATGATGACCACGGACATGAAGAAGAACACGCACACGAAGAACACGATGCGCATGTATGGTTATCCCCAATTATTTCACAGCAGTTAGCTTTAACGATTAAAGATGAATTAGTTAAAGCTTTACCGGAACACGAAGCAACATTCAATTCAAACTACGAGCAATTAGTAACAGATCTTGCGGCATTGCATTCAGACTTTGAAGAAATGGCTGCAGCTACTAAGAAAAAAACATTCTTTGTATCGCATGCAGCATTCGGCTACATTGCGGGACATTACGGCTTCAATCAAGTGCCTGTAGCTGGTTTAAATTCGCAAAGTGAGCCTTCACAAAAGGAATTAACGGTAATTGTTGATTTAGCAAATAAAGAAAATATCCAGTATATTTTCTTTGAACAAA harbors:
- a CDS encoding peptidase, yielding MNDNGKIFSIRNYPSPNPHIRLDEITYWSQGLRVKGLLARPKAAGTYEALLYLRGGLQSIGMVRPARIAQFAMQGFVVFAPYYRGNRGGEGKDEFAGDDRYDAINGIEVLKQFIQVDKVNLYGFSRGGLMVLWTAILRDDIKSLVTWAGVSDATATYWERVDMRRGLKRIVGGTPNKVPENYDDRTPLLEIEKLQTPVLIIHGTEDQHVDIEHAYKLERYLKKEGKSVETWFSSGLKHHYPPNLNRDTVKNLCDWMKRQESKKSEQN
- a CDS encoding nucleoside triphosphatase, with translation MFTFIDENNLKVDLRFDEGPFEVEPKHVLALVQYEGKWLCTIHHRRGVEFPGGKQEPGETLYEAAIREVYEEANVVIEDVKWFAYYIVHDDIPFCKAVFTAKVKDIEPFTGDYETEGMLWLTEEDLWKQPNLSFYMRDAGMKKMLQEVKNHERQW
- a CDS encoding transposase is translated as MGKNNVYVSVANLTCNLHPGSSYEFVLKMEPQKARVFMKLFDQMQHLEASNAFRAHMPFIPYHLDRLNHEIDHRLKKVYALIHEFGDEEAKKFVEQLPYFTR
- a CDS encoding DNA starvation/stationary phase protection protein translates to MAKKQLNTQLNDLVATWSVMYTKLHNYHWYVNGPSFFTLHVKFEELYNEVTLNLDEIAERILTKGGKPVATLKEHLELSLIEEASGKEETEEMVSKLIEDFHTIMEALNKAMETASEEGDDRTEDLLNAQFQSLEKHTWMLNAYLGN
- a CDS encoding membrane protein insertion efficiency factor YidD, translated to MKKLFIGLIRLYQKYISPMTPPSCRFHPTCSSYGIEAIQKHGAIKGSIMTLIRIIKCQPLHPGGFDPVPEKWPSKKK
- a CDS encoding adhesin, giving the protein MKKWFSIISMFTLVLLLAACNADDTKKDTNESKQKEDALSVYTTVYPLQYFTEQIGGEFVDVSSIYPAGANEHSFEPTQKDMMALADADLFFYIGLGLEGFVENAQKTLANEDVKLVATAANVTEDQLHISTGHTHAEHEEHDDHGHEEEHAHEEHDAHVWLSPIISQQLALTIKDELVKALPEHEATFNSNYEQLVTDLAALHSDFEEMAAATKKKTFFVSHAAFGYIAGHYGFNQVPVAGLNSQSEPSQKELTVIVDLANKENIQYIFFEQNVSSKLTEIIQKEVNAETLTLHNLSVLTKEDIQNNEDYFTLMRKNMDVLKQALSN